One window from the genome of Macaca fascicularis isolate 582-1 chromosome 7, T2T-MFA8v1.1 encodes:
- the LINC02694 gene encoding LOW QUALITY PROTEIN: putative uncharacterized protein encoded by LINC02694 (The sequence of the model RefSeq protein was modified relative to this genomic sequence to represent the inferred CDS: substituted 1 base at 1 genomic stop codon) produces the protein MELQGAQEDLGISFSSPRKNHETRPGSKAKSRSSVCLQGFVWTAGGKLTLRVSEHLTQGHXQELRDWNPGEDASLLFSKSPFRAGKLMQAAAHAFRPCWVQGNAWISSITKFDSKRSPDVASSPSYLTVPRPSPLPVFLRPSGRGVCGGCYLGKSTRGSAWQSLLSDPLGVPFPTQTRPGG, from the exons ATGGAACTACAAGGGGCCCAAGAGGACCTGGGCATTTCCTTCTCTAGTCCCCGGAAGAACCATGAAACCAGGCCAGGAAGCAAGGCTAAGAGCAGGAGCAGTGTCTGTCTCCAGGGGTTTGTTTGgactgct ggagGAAAGCTGACGCTCAGAGTAAGTGAACATCTCACCCAGGGTCACTAACAAGAGCTCAGGGATTGGAACCCAGGAGAAGAtgcttcccttctcttctccaagAGTCCTTTTAGGGCTGGCAAGTTGATGCAAGCTGCAGCTCATGCCTTCAGACCATGCTGGGTCCAAGGAAATGCATGGATCTCCTCCATTACAAAGTTTGACTCCAAGAGAAGCCCAGATGTGGCTTCCAGCCCGTCCTACCTGACTGTGCCCCGCCCTTCACCACTTCCTGTCTTCCTGAGACCCAGTGGTAGAGGTGTCTGTGGGGGCTGCTACCTGGGAAAGTCCACCAGGGGGAGTGCATGGCAATCTCTCCTCTCAGATCCTCTGGGGGTTCCTTTCCCCACCCAAACTAGGCCTGGAGGTTGA